In Vitis vinifera cultivar Pinot Noir 40024 chromosome 17, ASM3070453v1, one genomic interval encodes:
- the LOC104878469 gene encoding blue copper protein 1b-like yields MATEFSIGDDQGWTINFNYEAWAKEKVFHVGDKLVFKYTAGRHNVFKVNGTAFTNCTIPPANEAITTGNDVITLSTLGRKWYICGVNDHCANYGQKLVITVLEESASPAPAPSNPTTPAPNSAHGISGSRYQLLMAAMVALAFLAV; encoded by the exons ATGGCAACTGAATTTAGTATTGGAGATGACCAAGGATGGACCATTAATTTCAACTATGAAGCTTGGGCCAAGGAGAAAGTATTTCATGTTGGAGATAAACTAG TCTTCAAATACACGGCAGGACGACATAATGTCTTCAAAGTGAATGGTACGGCCTTCACGAACTGCACTATACCACCAGCAAATGAAGCTATTACCACTGGAAATGATGTAATTACACTGTCCACCCTTGGGAGGAAGTGGTACATATGTGGTGTAAACGACCATTGCGCTAACTATGGACAGAAGCTTGTCATCACTGTATTGGAAGAGTCGGCGTCTCCTGCACCGGCCCCCTCCAACCCCACAACACCAGCACCCAACTCTGCTCATGGGATCTCTGGGTCCAGGTATCAACTTCTGATGGCAGCCATGGTTGCTCTTGCCTTCCTAGCTGtttga